A genomic window from Diorhabda sublineata isolate icDioSubl1.1 chromosome 8, icDioSubl1.1, whole genome shotgun sequence includes:
- the LOC130447818 gene encoding zinc finger protein-like has product MEQNVVKEEIDIHDDFVCNINVKQELVDEVPTFQNVVDGSKHHIKREINYDLNPVQVLEEPMIADVTKEDTFHEVKIEHDNIENEHLRTGEKSFKCDICLKSFSSRSGFRRHSLTHTGKKPIKCDICSVSFLWMSELKRHLLIHGREKLFKCHLCGKSLSQKGDFKRHLHGHTGEKPFRCDICLKTFSEKRYLKDHSFSHREVREKPFQCDICLKSFLRKCQLLTHSRSHTGEKPYRDHCLEVC; this is encoded by the exons atggAGCAAAACGTAGTTAAGGAAGAAATCGATATCCACGAtgattttgtttgtaatataaACGTTAAACAAGAATTAGTAGACGAAGTGCCTACTTTTCAAAATGTAGTTGATGGTAGTAAACATCACATTAAACGGGAAATAAATTATGACCTGAATCCAGTTCAAGTATTAGAAGAACCTATGATTGCAGATGTAACAAAGGAAGACACCTTTCATGAGGTTAAAATAGAGCACGATAACATCGAAAACGAACATTTACGCACAGGAGAAAAATcgttcaaatgtgatatttgtttgaaatcgTTTTCGAGTAGGAGTGGTTTCAGAAGACATTCACTCACTCATACTGGAAAAAAACCaatcaaatgtgatatttgttccGTATCGTTTTTATGGATGAGTGAATTAAAAAGACATTTACTCATTCACGGACgagaaaaactatttaaatgcCACTTATGTGGGAAATCGCTTAGTCAGAAAGGGGACTTCAAGAGACATTTACATGGACACACGGGAGAGAAGCCATTCCgatgtgatatttgtttgaaaacattttccgaaaaaagatatttaaagGATCATTCATTCAGTCACAGAGAAGTGAGAGAAAAGCCTTTTCAGtgtgatatttgtttgaaatcttTTCTGAGGAAATGCCAACTCTTAACGCATTCACGTAGtcacacaggagaaaaacc GTACAGAGATCATTGTTTGGAAGTTTGTTAA
- the LOC130447515 gene encoding zinc finger protein ZFP2-like: METEQKIVKEEIDTHNDLDRNIYIKQELSYEEPITTIQNINPIKQEINEDFDTIPTFEECMLTVKTERDIFDNIDTCTNNINLFKYSKVKCERKKKSKDKLKSEKHVKFYTFAGIITCEFCGNLYTKRKEFLSHFTTNHFMKQKKFQRKKINCIKSEKNYHIIPRNQDGDVKNEIDILEHDLKPELKNESRKIQYFHKRKREKKFKCNICLKKFRQKISLNIHMRIHTGEKPYKCDFCSKTFAQKNNLNTHLLNHTGEKPFKCKICSKTFPLKMSFNIHMRIHTGEKPFKCDICSKTFAQKNNLNTHLNSHIGEKPFKCCICKKSFKQKSCLRKHLHIHTGEKPFKCDVCLKDFSRKISLNRHMRIHTGEKPFKCDVCMKRFSQKCDLNKHFYVHTGEKPYKCHICLKAFSQKNTLTLHSQIHTEGNRHKCDICLKTFPLKMSLNRHIRIHTGEKPFECDICLKCFSQKCDLNKHLLIHTGEKPYKCEICEKTFSQKSNLNIHTQIHTDEKRYKCDICFKTFPLKSTFDTHLRIHTGDMPFKCEICLKSFLQKESLNIHTFSHTGEKPFKCDVCLKTFTQKRSLTKHSYIHTGDKPFKCDICLKTYSWKRSLNRHMRNHTGENPFQCDTFSQKNNSNAHLGYFDKFNTN, translated from the exons ATGGAAACCGAGCAAAAGATtgttaaagaagaaattgatactCACAATGATTTGGATCGgaatatatatattaaacaaGAATTGAGTTACGAAGAACCTATAACaactattcaaaatataaatcctattaaacaagaaattaacGAGGATTTCGATACAATTCCCACGTTTGAAGAGTGTATGCTTACAGTTAAAACAGAAAGGGAcatatttgataatattgatacatgtacaaataatataaacttattcaaatacTCAAAAGTAAAATGTGAAAGGAAAAAGAAATCTAAAG ataaattaaaaagtgaaaaacatgtgaaattttatacttttgcTGGAATTATAACTTGTGAATTTTGTGGAAATTTATACACCAAACGTAAAGAATTCCTTTCTCACTTTACTACAAATCATTTtatgaaacagaagaaatttcaacgaaaaaaaataaattgcataaaaagtgaaaaaaattatcatatcaTTCCTAGAAATCAAGATGGAgatgtgaaaaatgaaattgatataCTTGAACATGATTTGAAACCggaattgaaaaatgaaagtcggaaaattcaatatttccataaacgaaaaagagaaaaaaaattcaaatgcaacatttgtttgaaaaagtttcgtcaaaaaataagtttaaacaTACACATGCGTATccacacaggagaaaagccatacAAATgtgatttttgttcaaaaacgtttgctcagaaaaataatttgaatacacaTCTGTTGAATCACACCGgcgaaaaaccattcaaatgcaaaatttgttcaaagacttttccattgaaaatgagTTTCAACATACATATGCGTATACATACTGGAGAAAAGCcgttcaaatgtgatatttgttcgAAAACATTTGctcagaaaaataatttaaacacaCATTTAAATAGTCATATAGgggaaaaaccattcaaatgttgTATTTGTAAGAAATCTTTCAAACAGAAAAGTTGTTTAAGAAAACATTTGCATATTCACACAGgtgaaaagccattcaaatgcgACGTTTGTTTGAAAGATTTTTCAAGgaaaatcagtttaaacagACATATGCGTATCCACACTGgggaaaaaccattcaaatgtgatgtATGTATGAAACGTTTTTCACAGAAATGCGATTTGAATAAGCATTTTTATGTAcacacaggagaaaaaccatacaaatgtcacatttgctTGAAAGCTTTCtcacaaaaaaatactttaacaTTACATTCGCAAATTCATACAGAAGGAAATAGACACAAATgcgacatttgtttgaaaacttttcctCTGAAAATGAGTTTGAACAGACATATTCGTATCCATACAGGTGAAAAACCATTcgaatgtgacatttgtttaaaatgtttttcacaaaaatgcGATTTAAATAAACATCTTCTCATTCACACTGGAGAAAAACCAtacaaatgtgaaatttgtgaGAAAACTTTTTCTCAAAAAAGCAATTTGAATATACACACGCAAATTCATACAGATGAAAAGCGATATAAATGCGACAtttgtttcaaaactttcccCCTGAAATCAACTTTTGATACACATTTGCGCATTCACACTGGAGATATGCCATTCAAATGCGAAATctgtttaaaaagttttttacagaaaGAAAGTTTGAATATACATACATTCAGTCACACTGGGGagaaaccattcaaatgtgatgtTTGTTTGAAAACATTCACACAGAAAAGATCATTAACAAAACATTCATATATACACACAGGTGATAAGCCGTTCAAATGcgacatttgtttaaaaacttattCGTGGAAGAGAAGTTTAAATAGACATATGAGAAATCATACAGGTGAAAATCCATTTCAATGTGACACTTTTTCACAGAAAAACAATTCAAATGCACATTTGggttattttgataaatttaacaCAAATTAA
- the LOC130447520 gene encoding zinc finger protein 664-like produces MDIENIKKEIDVYDDFLSNIDVKQKFIGEVFTLKNQNMNRKIDQPVLHGVTANLLLDTVKIFDNVDAANKTKKSISKSHKKRTKSKGLLGNRKYTKSNTIAGIMICVYCGNLYTNRVEFLCHISTNHCIKQNKTKFHHKNESDNSIFDIKDEIGIVEDELKVEETTDVTDNLNSRVHEVSKSFEEEINTNKHSHINTGEKQFKCDICLKSFFHKSRLNVHIRYHTGEKPFKCDICLQTFSQKYYLKSHSRRHTGEKPFKCNVCLKAFSQKSGLIAHSRIHTGEKPFKCGFCIKSFQYKNNLNNHLSVHTGEKPFKCDICLKTFLQKSSLKKHLRIHTGEKPFKCDICFNTFTRKTSLIAHSRIHTGEKPYKCDICMKSFTQKGHLNSHSLSHTREKLFKCNICLKSFVYKCSLNKHLLKTHKIKTM; encoded by the exons atggatatcgaaaatattaaaaaagaaattgatgtCTACGATGATTTCCTATCAAATATCgatgtaaaacaaaaatttattggcGAAGTGTTTAcgctaaaaaatcaaaatatgaatagaaaaattgatcAACCAGTCTTACATGGGGTAACTGCTAACTTATTGTTAGATACggttaaaatatttgataatgtGGATGCagctaataaaacaaaaaagagtATTAGTAAAAGCCATAAAAAGCGAACCAAATCAAAAG GATTGCtaggaaacagaaaatatactaaatcaAATACCATTGCTGGGATTATGATATGTGTATATTGTGGGAATTTATACACGAATCGAGTGGAATTTTTATGTCACATTTCAACAAATcattgtataaaacaaaataaaactaaatttcaccataaaaatgaaagtgataatagtatttttgatataaaagatgaaattgGAATAGTTGAGGATGAATTGAAAGTGGAAGAAACCACGGATGTTACAGATAATTTAAACTCACGTGTACATGAGGTTTCCAAAtcatttgaagaagaaattaatacaaataaacattCGCATATTAACACAGGAGAGAAGCAatttaaatgtgatatttgtttgaaatcattttttcataaaagtagATTAAATGTACATATTCGTTAtcacacaggagaaaaaccattcaaatgtgatatttgtttacaaacattttcacaaaaatattatttaaaatcgcATTCTCGTAGACACACAGGGGAAAAGCCTTTCAAATGTAATGTTTGTTTAAAAGCATTTTCACAGAAAAGCGGTTTAATTGCACATTCACGCATTCACACAGgggaaaaaccattcaaatgtggcttttgtataaaatcatttcagtacaaaaacaatttaaacaatCATTTGTCTGTGCACACTGGAGAAAAGCCTTTCAAATgcgacatttgtttgaaaacttttttacagAAAAGTAGTTTGAAGAAACATTTACGTATtcacacaggagaaaagccgttcaaatgtgacatttgcttCAACACCTTCACGCGGAAAACCAGTTTAATTGCACATTCACGTATTCACACAGGGGAAAAACCAtacaaatgtgacatttgtatGAAATCTTTTACGCAAAAAGGTCATTTAAATTCACATTCACTAAGTCACAcaagagaaaaattattcaaatgtaaTATTTGCTTGAAATCGTTTGTATATAAATGTAGTTTGAATAAACATTTGCTTaaaactcacaaaataaaaactatgtGA
- the LOC130447335 gene encoding gastrula zinc finger protein XlCGF57.1-like — protein MDLEQKVIKEEIDVHDVFVWNMDVKQELIDEVHKENCGIKQEITDSNIVVGESIVAPKVESGDSYEVYIHNKNKFVNSRRKIGKRIKSKGKLSNLNNVAGIIICEFCGNLYTKQIEFLYHFSTNHCINQNKLLYEKEFNQKIITRRKIQNFKSKVEDVKHEIEVAEHDLKDKIQDIVDENEKSKRFLQVNKVEKSFKCEICSKTFSKNANLYLHFRIHTGEKPYKCDICLKSFSVKCNLNKHLGTHMECKPFKCDVCSKSFSKNSNLNTHFRIHTGEKPYKCNVCHKSFSVKSNLNKHLSIHKEEKKKIEKPFKCDICRKSFPQKDNLNKHLRIHTGEKPFQCDICLKNFLKKSNLKTHLRIHTGERPFKCDVCMRTFAQKSNLNLHSCSKTRENTFKCDICLKSFPRKFDLNKHLLSHTDEKLFQCDICTKSFSLKQTLNIHFLTHRGEKPFKCDTCNKQFSMKFNLNKHLLIHTGEKPFKCDICAKTFLHKKSLLRHLRVHTGEKPFKCEICFKTFAQKFNLNIHPCNYKGEKPFKCDICPKSFLWKSKIERHLLTHTGEKPFECHLCGKSFTQNGNFNKHLRSHTGEKPFKCEICSKTFSIKNSLNNHSRIHIGGKPFKCDFCNKTFLYKRSLNKHSCCHKGGNSIKSDTKK, from the exons ATGGATTTGGagcaaaaagttattaaagaagaaattgatgttCACGATGTTTTCGTTTGGAATATGGATGTTAAACAAGAATTGATTGATGAAGTACATAAGGAAAATTGTGGCATTAAACAAGAAATTACTGATTCAAATATAGTAGTTGGAGAATCTATTGTTGCACCTAAAGTAGAAAGTGGCGATTCCTATGAagtttatatacataataaaaacaaatttgtaaattcaagaagaaaaattggaaagcGGATTAAATCAAAAG GAAAACTCTCCAACTTGAATAATGTTGCTGGGATTATAATATGTGAGTTTTGTggaaatttatatacaaaacaaATAGAATTCCTCTATCATTTTTCAACTAATCAttgtataaatcaaaataaattactttatgaaaaggAATTTAATCAGAAAATTATAACTAggaggaaaattcaaaattttaagtcGAAAGTTGAAGATGTAAAACATGAAATTGAAGTAGCCGAACATGATTTGAAAGACAAAATTCAAGATATTGTAGATGAAAATGAGAAATCGAAGAGATTTTTGCAGGTTAACAAAGTAGAAAAGTCgttcaaatgtgaaatttgttcaaaaactttttcaaaaaacgctaatttatatttacattttcgTATTCACACAGGAGAGAAGCCTtacaaatgtgacatttgtttgaaaagtttttcagtgaagtgtaatttaaataaacatttgggTACTCACATGGAATGTAAACCATTTAAATGTGATGTTTGTtcgaaaagtttttcaaaaaacagtaatttaaatacacattttcgtattcacacaggagaaaagccatacAAATGCAATGTTTGTCACAAAAGTTTTTCAGTAAAAAGTAACTTGAACAAACATTTGAGTATTCacaaagaagaaaagaagaaaatagagaaaCCGTTTAAGTGCGATATTTGTCGGAAAAGTTTTCCACAaaaagataatttgaataaacatttgcggattcatacaggagaaaagccgtTTCAGtgtgatatttgtttgaaaaattttttaaagaaaagtaatttgaaaacGCACCTTCGTATTCACACAGGAGAAAGGCCATTCAAATGCGATGTTTGTATGAGAACTTTCGCAcagaaaagtaatttaaatttacattCGTGTAGTAAAACAAGAGAAAACACatttaaatgtgacatttgtttaaaaagtttTCCACGTAAATTTGATCTAAATAAACATCTGCTCAGTCACACAGATGAAAAGCTATTTCAATGTGATATTTGTACGAAATCTTTTTCACTTAAACAAActttaaatatacattttcttaCCCATAGAGGTGAAAAACCATTCAAGTGTGATACTTGtaataaacagttttcaatgaaatttaatttgaataaacatcTGCTTATTCACACgggagaaaaaccattcaaatgtgacatttgtgcaaaaacttttttacataaaaaaagtttactaaGACATCTTCGTGTTCACACAGGAGAGAAgccatttaaatgtgaaatttgttttaaaacttttgcacagaaatttaatttaaatatacatCCGTGTAATTACAAgggagaaaaaccattcaaatgtgatatttgtccGAAATCGTTTTTATGGAAAAGTAAAATAGAAAGACATTTGCTCACccatacaggagaaaaaccattcgAATGCCATTTATGCGGGAAATCTTTTACACAAAATGGCAATTTTAACAAGCATCTACGTAGTCATACAGGAGAGAAgccatttaaatgtgaaatttgctCGAAAACTTTTTCgattaaaaatagtttgaacAACCATTCACGTATTCATATTGGAGGAAAGCCGTTCAAATGTGACTTTTgtaacaaaacttttttatataaaaggaGTTTAAATAAACATTCTTGTTGTCACAAAGGAGGAAACTCTATAAAAAGTgacacaaaaaaatag
- the LOC130447517 gene encoding zinc finger protein OZF-like: protein MNNTKKMTDDSNKVRNINSVNVVETKRNIFYQHNVIRNKLKHSKVNCGNETKSPGLLRNGKFIEPNSKGLMICVYCGNLYMKQVEFLYHVSKNHCIKRNKIKLHHKSENDTCIMENIDVKDEIEIVEHELKVELQETTNQINSTDNLSSNVHEEGSSSNMCSETDVELKRQSFKCVICMKYFLYKISLNKHLVMPFKCDGCSKTLSQNGGLTTRIHTGEKPFKCEICLKSFSYKCNFNVHMRSHTDEQPFKCDLCLKTFSHKSKLNMHARSHTGEKPFKCDICLATFSQKGNLNMHIFTHTGEKPFECVICMKSFPYKISLKDHMRSHTGEKPFKCDFCLQTFPLKITLIRHVRTHTGERPYKCDVCSKCFAQKSDLNKHVLIHTGEKPFKCEICEKTFSQKSNLNIHTQIHKDEKRYKCEKCLKTFLVKSTFDTHLRIHTGDMPFKCQICLKRFSRKESLNLHTFSHTGDKPFKCDVCLKTFTQKRSLTKHSYIHTGDKPFKCDICLKTYSWKRSLNRHMRNHTDEKCDTFSQ from the exons atgaataatacaaaaaaaatgaccGATGACTCAAATAAGGTTAGAAATATTAATTCTGTTAATGTAGTTGAAACGAAAAGAAacattttctatcaacacaatgTTATTAGAAACAAACTCAAACATTCAAAAGTTAATTGTGGGAATGAAACAAAATCACCAG GACTACTtcgaaatggaaaatttattgaacCCAATTCTAAAGGGTTAATGATATGTGTATATTGTGGGAATTTATACATGAAACAAGTAGAATTTCTATATCACGTTTCTAAAAATCATTgcataaaaagaaataagattaaACTTCACcataaaagtgaaaatgataCTTGTATAATGGAAAACATTGATGTGAAAGATGAAATTGAAATAGTCGAACATGAATTGAAAGTAGAGTTGCAAGAAACCACGAATCAGATCAATTCAACTGATAATTTAAGCTCAAATGTACACGAGGAAGGAAGTAGTTCAAATATGTGTTCGGAAACTGATGTGGAATTAAAAAGACAATCATTCAAATGTgttatttgtatgaaatattttctgtataaaattagtttgaacAAGCATTTGGTTATGCCTTTCAAATGCGACGgttgttcaaaaactttatcGCAAAATGGTGGATTAACTACACGTATTCACACTGGAGAGAAGCCGTTTAAATGCGAGATTTGTTTGAAATCGTTTTCTTACAAATGTAATTTTAATGTGCATATGCGTAGTCACACAGACGAACAGCCTTTCAAATGCGACCtttgtttgaaaacattttccCATAAAAGTAAATTGAATATGCATGCGCGTAgtcacacaggagaaaagcctttcaaatgtgatatttgtttggCAACTTTTTCCCAAAAAGGTAATTTAAATATGCATATATTCAcacatacaggagaaaagccattcgaATGTGTTATTTGTATGAAATCATTTCcttataaaattagtttgaagGATCATATGCGgagtcatacaggagaaaagccgtTCAAATGTGACTTTTGCTTGCAAACTTTTCCTTTGAAAATAACTTTGATCAGACATGTTCGTACGCATACAGGTGAAAGACCTTATAAATGTGACGTTTGTTCAAAATGTTTCGCGCAAAAAAGTGATTTAAATAAACATGTTCTAATtcacacaggagaaaaaccattcaaatgtgaaatttgtgaGAAAACTTTTTCTCAAAAAAGCAATTTGAATATACACACGCAAATTCATAAGGATGAAAAGCGatataaatgtgaaaaatgtttaaaaacttttctggTGAAATCAACTTTTGATACACATTTGCGCATTCATACAGGAGATATGCCATTCAAATGTCAAATCTGTTTAAAACGTTTTTCACGTAAAGAAAGTTTGAATCTACATACATTCAGTCACACAGGGGACAAACCATTCAAGTGTgatgtttgtttaaaaactttcacACAGAAAAGATCATTAACAAAACATTCGTATATACACACAGGTGATAAGCCGTTCAAATGcgacatttgtttaaaaacttattCGTGGAAAAGAAGTTTAAATAGACATATGCGAAATCATACAGATGAAAAATGTGACACTTTTTCGCAATAA
- the LOC130447819 gene encoding zinc finger protein 665-like: MHVDLVCNMDIKQEIKNEVPTATFQNVFIDSIHNIKQEIIDDSNTHQAIEETTIVGKTEENKCHKANEKNFGNKLKYLKHRRRIISKELLKTGKHISSNTIGGIRICEFCGNLYTKRTQFICHFFTNHFIKLQNKKKFHSQNINSTNIVLTNLSLKNEIVEHDLKLNDNIHAHTSGKPFKCNICLKTFSRRYDLNSHIRSHNGEKLFTCDICFNTFSRKSSLNSHVRIHTGEKPFKCNICLKTFSRRYDLNSHIRSHTGEKPFTCDICFNTFSRKSSLNSHIRIHTGEKPFKCDVCLKAFSHKSQLSSHVYSHTGEKPFKCDVCLKTFSLKSKLNLHVYSHTGEKPFECDICSKTFSQKSNLNFHLRIHTGEKPFKCEICSKTFSQKYCLNSHFYSHTGEKPFKCGVCSKTFLHKNSLNTHIRTHAEETIQKDIYLRNEMDTQHGFVCNIDIKQEKKDVMLPSTFQNVINESTHLIKQEIDDDINIIPVFEDYTTAVKTERGSSLKINIHNVRKQFKYGISPKLKKLFKDGKHLNTIGGIMICEFCGNLFTKRKEYLYHVSINHFMKLKKSKFYRKKNRTKGKVIKNIFIRNLQYDVKNEIEIVEHNLKAELEDNAPTDDVLDRKEKPFECDNCSKTFSRKYALNLHYRIHTGEKPFKCDVCLKTFSQKCYMKFHSRIHTGEKPAKCNICSKTFRRKSVLNVHMRSHTKEKPFKCDICSKTFSHRYSLNIHMRSHTGDKPFECDICLKTFSRGSHLKSHSYSHSGEKPFKCDICLKMFSRKYHLSTHLRIHTGDKPYKCDVCSKTFSRKSHLNLHSNIHTREKPFKCNICTKTFTRKYRLNSHLHIHTVENIQ; this comes from the exons ATGCACGTTGATTTAGTTTGCAATATGGAcattaaacaagaaattaaaaacgAAGTACCTACGGCAACATTccaaaatgtatttattgataGTATACATAacataaaacaagaaattattgatgatTCAAATACACACCAAGCAATCGAAGAAACTACGATTGTAGGCAAAACAGAAGAGAACAAGTGTCATAAAgcgaatgaaaaaaattttggaaataaattaaaatatttaaaacatcgAAGACGAATTATTTCGAAAG aactACTGAAAACTGGGAAACACATAAGCTCAAATACTATCGGTGGGATTAGAATATGTGAGTTTTGTGGAAATTTATACACAAAACGAACACAATTCATTTGCCATTTCTttacaaatcattttattaaattacaaaataagaagaaatttcaCTCTCAAAATATTAATAGCACAAATATTGTATTAACTAATCTCagtttgaaaaatgaaatagttgAACATGATTTAAAGTTGAACGATAATATCCATGCTCATACAAGTggaaaaccattcaaatgtaacatttgtttaaaaactttttctcgAAGATATGATTTAAATTCGCATATACGTAGTCATAATGGAGAAAAGCTATTTACATGCGACATTTGTTTCAACACATTTTCCCGTAAGAGTAGTTTAAATTCCCACGTGCGTATACACACTggagaaaaaccatttaaatgtaacatttgtttaaaaactttttctcgAAGATATGATTTAAATTCGCATATACGTAGTCATAccggagaaaagccattcacaTGTGACATTTGTTTCAACACATTTTCCCGTAAGAGTAGTTTAAATTCCCACATCCGTATACACACTggagaaaaaccatttaaatgtgATGTTTGCTTAAAAGCTTTTTCCCATAAAAGTCAGTTAAGTTCACATGTTTATAgtcacacaggagaaaagccattcaaatgtgacgtttgtttgaaaacattttccCTTAAAAGTAAATTGAATTTACATGTTTACAGTCACACGGGAGAAAAGCCGTTCGAATGTGACATTTGTTCGAAAACATTTTCACAGAAGtctaatttgaattttcatttacgtATACACACAGGAGAGAAGCCgttcaaatgtgaaatttgttcaaaaactttttcacaaaaatattgtttaaattcacatttttatagTCACACAGGGGAAAAGCCATTTAAATGCGGcgtttgttcaaaaacttttttacataaGAATAGTTTAAATACACATATCCGTACACACGCTGAAGAAACCATCCAAAAagatattt ACTTAAGAAATGAA atgGATACACAACATGGGTTTGTTTGTAATATTGACATTAAACAAGAAAAGAAAGACGTAATGCTTCCATCAacttttcaaaatgttattaatGAGAGTACGCATCttataaaacaagaaattgatGACGATATAAATATAATACCTGTATTTGAAGATTATACGACTGCAGTTAAAACAGAAAGGGGTAGTTCCCTTAAGATTAATATACATAATGttagaaaacaatttaaatatggAATATCACCTAAATTGAAAA aactttttaaaGATGGTAAACACTTGAATACCATTGGTGGGATTATGATTTGTGAGTTTTGTGGAAATTTATTCACAAAACGAAAAGAATACCTTTACCACGTTTCTATAAATCATTTcatgaaattgaagaaatccAAATTctaccgaaaaaaaaatcgcaCTAAAGGTAAagtaattaaaaacatttttatcagAAATCTTCAATATgatgtgaaaaatgaaattgaaatagttGAACATAATTTAAAAGCTGAATTAGAAGATAACGCACCCACTGATGATGTCCTCGATCGAAAAGAAAAGCCATTTGAATGTgataattgttcaaaaactttttcacgaAAATATGCTTTGAATTTACATTATCGTATTCACACAGGCGAAAAGCCGTTCAAATGTGACGTTTGTTTGAAGACGTTTTCGCAGAAATGTTATATGAAATTCCATTCACGCATTCACACTGGAGAAAAGCCCGCCAAATGTAATATTTGTTCTAAAACTTTCAGGCGGAAAAGTGTTCTGAATGTACATATGCGTAGTCACACGaaagaaaaaccattcaaatgtgacatttgttcaaaaactttttcacacAGATATTCTTTGAATATACACATGCGCAGTCACACAGGAGACAAGCCGTTCGAATGTGAtatttgtctgaaaactttttctCGGGGCAGTCATTTAAAATCACATTCTTATAGTCACTCCGgtgaaaagccattcaaatgtgacatttgcttgaaaatgttttcaaggAAATATCATTTAAGTACACATTTGCGTATCCACACAGGTGACAAGCCCTACAAATGTGATGTTTGTTCGAAAACTTTTTCGCGGAAAAgtcatttaaatttacattcaaatattcataCAAGAGAAAAGCCGTTCAAATGTAATATTTGTACAAAAacgtttacaagaaaatatcgGTTAAATTCCCATTTGCATATTCACACAGTTGAAAACATACagtaa